Proteins found in one Zea mays cultivar B73 chromosome 1, Zm-B73-REFERENCE-NAM-5.0, whole genome shotgun sequence genomic segment:
- the LOC103643267 gene encoding uncharacterized protein, with amino-acid sequence MDKSPRSIRIGSGPARADTRKDVAEAADGIRRTCIVDTSNIDYGTSRLRPRHRLCTTHDPAQRYNRVWDGLLDAIRQMQLSADELRKLSRRNHVPEYYDMVHKNCLINAMSDVSEIAKGLDTMSRDLEEVLIGPQPLIEDYEALGMYDDFKSDVHCDCYEQCGSDEDNSSFDSDEINDRRLSHMNEPI; translated from the exons ATGGATAAATCACCAAGATCAATTCGTATCGGATCTGGACCTGCTAGGGCCGACACACGCAAAGATGTCGCAGAAGCTGCAGATGGGATTAGGCGCACATGCATCGTCGACACGAGCAACATTGATTATGGCACTAGTAGATTACGTCCGCGCCATCGATTATGTACCACACATGATCCG GCGCAGAGATATAATCGAGTTTGGGATGGTCTTTTAGACGCCATTAGACAAATGCAGTTATCTGCCGATGAGTTGAGAAAGTTGAGCCGCCGCAATCATGTGCCTGAGTATTATGATATGGTGCACAAGAATTGCTTGATTAATGCCATGAGTGATGTTAGTGAAATTGCAAAAGGTCTAGACACTATGAGCAGGGATTTGGAGGAAGTTCTTATTGGTCCGCAACCTCTAATTGAGGATTACGAAGCCCTTGGAATGTATGATGATTTCAAATCTGATGTTCATTGTGATTGTTATGAGCAGTGTGGTTCAGATGAAGACAACTCTTCTTTTGACTCGGATGAGATCAATGATCGCCGTTTATCACATATGAATGAGCCTATCTGA
- the LOC100275190 gene encoding uncharacterized protein LOC100275190: MPSPIAACFRCAAAPSSGAGAAGPSLTTSVYETHLGLVALSWSRTSLGLSLRAVLRLSPPPSPGFSSASGAGYLDDDADEETLAFRVRPWLLWRWRGSKRFRADDRIVDLAWDLSRARFPGSGSPEPSSGFFVAVIIDGEMVLAVGDLSDAAYRRTRARRPSGPRPVLLSRREHVSLRDAGAGRGRSHTTCVTVQGKEREISVDLVARGLGTDRVAAGREKAKDRADVGMSVSVDGERVLHVRRLRWKFRGSERVDLGGGNGVQVSWDLHNWLFRPREPGPAEASTHAHAHAVFVFRFDVSSGGEDLGKDPCPDNATGRNTDVVWGGYLARWRQRDWSETGSNAERRKGRGRRLAKESSSSSASVASSTASWASGSTVMDWGSPEEAEMQRGDGLTLLIYAWKS, translated from the coding sequence ATGCCCAGCCCGATCGCCGCTTGCTTCCGCTGCGCCGCGGCGCCTTCGTCGGGCGCCGGCGCGGCGGGGCCCAGCCTGACGACCTCCGTCTACGAGACCCACCTCGGCCTCGTCGCGCTCTCCTGGTCCCGCACCTCGCTCGGCCTCTCCCTCCGCGCCGTACTCCGCCTGTCGCCCCCGCCATCGCCCGGCTTCTCTTCGGCGTCGGGAGCGGGCTACCTCGACGACGACGCGGACGAGGAGACTCTCGCCTTCCGCGTCCGCCCATGGCTCCTCTGGCGCTGGCGCGGCTCCAAGCGGTTCCGCGCTGACGACCGCATCGTCGACTTGGCGTGGGACCTCTCGCGCGCGCGCTTCCCGGGCTCCGGGTCCCCCGAGCCGTCGTCCGGCTTCTTCGTCGCCGTCATCATcgacggcgagatggtcctcgcgGTCGGGGACCTTTCCGATGCTGCCTACCGGAGGACCCGGGCCCGGCGCCCATCCGGGCCCCGCCCAGTCCTCCTCTCCCGGAGGGAGCACGTTTCGCTACGCGACGCGGGCGCCGGCCGAGGCCGCAGCCACACCACCTGCGTGACCGTCCAGGGTAAGGAACGGGAGATCTCCGTGGATCTCGTGGCCCGCGGCCTTGGCACGGACAGGGTCGCCGCCGGCAGGGAGAAGGCGAAGGACCGGGCTGACGTAGGCATGTCGGTCTCTGTCGACGGCGAGCGAGTGCTCCACGTCCGGCGCCTGCGCTGGAAGTTCCGCGGCAGCGAGCGTGTCGACCTTGGGGGCGGCAACGGCGTCCAGGTCTCCTGGGACCTCCACAACTGGCTCTTCCGTCCGCGCGAGCCAGGTCCCGCGGAGGCATCGACgcacgcccacgcccacgcggTGTTCGTTTTCCGCTTCGATGTCTCCAGCGGCGGCGAGGATTTGGGTAAGGATCCCTGCCCGGACAATGCCACAGGGAGGAACACGGACGTCGTTTGGGGAGGCTACCTCGCGCGGTGGAGACAACGGGACTGGAGCGAGACGGGCAGCAACGCCGAGAGGAGGAAGGGCAGGGGGCGGAGGCTGGCCAAGGAGAGCTCGTCGTCGTCGGCGTCCGTGGCATCCTCGACGGCGTCGTGGGCCAGTGGCTCCACGGTGATGGACTGGGGCAGCCCCGAGGAGGCCGAGATGCAGCGCGGCGATGGCTTGACGCTGCTGATCTACGCCTGGAAGAGCTAA
- the LOC103643268 gene encoding uncharacterized protein: METPTVPSPDELSPDLAVQSAGELASSLPPGDVVGSDTGLSLNPSPFVDAALTIADVDNFWLEAPPDCREDPVETGTVNFQLTVFDPSQVFDFEGIGPDLRWDEEGPQHVPSELAMYSKLGLAAEDERENKEREEASNHCGHSNNPNEFGVDSSSSMPCVDFLPNESRVLYDSNHPVMAVGCMYPSMAEFRLAMRQYAIEKEFELGIEASTPKKYRGFCRGGDCPWSIHARIERAGSPTIIVTVMNDHHTCTSSGRRRTSTPTSAWVAAKALPILAKKPHTGAKDLQTFLQDTYKCTISYDTVWYGKEKALKELFGTWEESFQLLFSWKEAVLQRSPDSVIEIDVLVEDGRVYFSRFFCALGPCISGFLHGCRPYLSVDSTALNGRWNGHLPSATAVDGHNWMFPVAYGFFESETEDNWHWFLLQLRKAIGDLPNLALCSDACKGLTNAMKDVFPEAEKRECFRHLMNNYVKQYAGSEYMYPAARAYKAEVYDMYIANVRSNPDIAAWLDRFHSLLWYRSAFNPTIKCDYVTNNIAEVFNNWIKDYKDLPVCDLADKIRIMIMQLFYKRRRIGRRLEGKILPSIIAQLNARTRGLGHLEVIKGDDYVAEVRDNGDCFSRYVVKAHLRECSCKEWQHTGKPCHHALCLITAQQYRNVMMEEFVDDYYSVDMFRKAYERLVEPIESKLFWPKVDFAKEVGAPLGKRGVGRQRKNRFKSCLEGGSSKKKPANESEKAKKIIRGKFKCPNCGELGHRKTSYKCPLNGTKKRKRKPRKNSTKKWFPKEPAEASSSQPELGDSGQHQLVSTDVPEEIVGTTPQRRVRCAVKKKITPKKKICF; this comes from the exons ATGGAAACTCCGACAGTCCCCTCGCCGGACGAACTCTCGCCGGACCTCGCAGTCCAATCAGCCGGCGAGTTAGCCTCGTCGTTGCCTCCAGGCGATGTCGTAGGCAGCGACACAGGGCTGAGCCTCAATCCGTCGCCGTTCGTCGATGCTGCTTTGACGATCGCCGACGTTGACAACTTTTGGTTGGAGGCACCACCAGATTGTCGTGAAGATCCTGTTGAAACG GGCACTGTCAATTTTCAGTTAACAGTGTTTGACCCATCGCAAGTATTTGATTTTGAGGGTATTGGACCTGATCTTCGATGGGATGAAGAAGGGCCTCAACATGTACCCAGTGAGTTAGCTATGTATTCGAAACTTGGATTGGCGGCTGAAGATGAACGAGAAAACAAAGAGAGAGAGGAGGCTTCTAATCATTGTGGTCATTCAAATAATCCAAATGAGTTTGGAGTTGATTCTTCATCCTCCATGCCCTGTGTTGATTTTTTGCCAAACGAGAGTAGAGTTTTGTATGATTCTAACCATCCAGTCATGGCGGTTGGCTGCATGTATCCATCTATGGCTGAATTCAGACTTGCTATGAGACAGTATGCCATAGAAAAAGAGTTTGAGTTAGGCATTGAGGCTAGTACCCCGAAGAAATACAGAGGATTTTGTCGAGGTGGTGATTGTCCTTGGAGCATACATGCAAGAATTGAGAGGGCTGGGTCACCTACCATAATT GTGACTGTGATGAATGATCATCACACTTGCACTTCTAGTGGCCGGAGGAGGACAAGCACACCGACCAGTGCTTGGGTTGCTGCTAAAGCTTTACCTATCCTTGCGAAGAAACCACACACAGGTGCAAAGGATTTACAGACTTTCCTTCAAGATACGTACAAGTGCACCATTTCTTATGATACAGTTTGGTATGGAAAAGAGAAAGCCTTGAAGGAGTTGTTTGGGACTTGGGAAGAGAGTTTCCAACTTCTATTCTCTTGGAAGGAGGCTGTATTGCAGAGGTCACCTGACAGTGTCATTGAAATTGATGTACTTGTTGAGGATGGCAGAGTTTATTTTAGTAGGTTCTTCTGTGCACTTGGCCCTTGTATTAGTGGTTTCTTACATGGATGCAGACCTTACTTGAGTGTTGATTCGACAGCTTTGAATGGTAGATGGAATGGTCACCTACCATCTGCAACAGCCGTCGACGGCCACAACTGGATGTTCCCTGTTGCATATGGATTCTTTGAGTCCGAAACAGAGGACAACTGGCATTGGTTCCTTCTACAGTTACGCAAGGCCATCGGGGATTTACCTAACCTAGCATTGTGTTCTGATGCTTGCAAAGGGCTAACAAATGCAATGAAGGATGTTTTTCCAGAAGCTGAGAAAAGAGAGTGTTTCCGGCACCTAATGAACAATTATGTCAAGCAATATGCTGGATCAGAATACATGTACCCTGCTGCTAGGGCGTACAAGGCAGAAGTATATGACATGTACATTGCAAATGTCAGAAGCAATCCTGATATTGCTGCTTGGTTAGATAGGTTCCATTCCTTGTTGTGGTACCGAAGTGCATTCAACCCTACTATCAAATGCGACTATgtaacaaataacattgctgaggtgTTCAATAACTGGATAAAGGACTACAAGGACCTCCCTGTTTGTGACCTGGCTGACAAAATTAGGATAATGATCATGCAACTATTCTACAAGAGGAGGCGGATAGGAAGGAGGTTGGAGGGAAAGATTTTACCTTCTATCATAGCACAACTAAATGCAAGAACTAGAGGACTTGGACACTTGGAGGTCATAAAAGGCGATGACTATGTTGCAGAGGTGAGAGACAATGGTGATTGTTTTTCTAGATATGTGGTGAAGGCTCATCTTAGAGAATGTTCATGTAAGGAATGGCAACATACAGGGAAGCCCTGCCACCATGCATTATGTCTAATTACCGCACAGCAATATAGAAATGTAATGATGGAGGAGTTTGTCGACGATTACTACTCAGTTGACATGTTTAGGAAAGCTTATGAGAGATTGGTGGAGCCAATTGAAAGCAAATTATTTTGGCCAAAGGTGGATTTTGCAAAGGAGGTTGGTGCTCCACTAGGCAAGAGAGGCGTGGGACGTCAAAGGAAAAATAGGTTCAAGAGTTGTCTAGAAGGTGGGAGTAGTAAGAAAAAGCCTGCCAACGAAAGTGAGAAAGCTAAGAAGATTATTCGAGGCAAATTCAAGTGCCCTAATTGTGGGGAGTTAGGGCATAGGAAGACTAGCTACAAATGCCCCCTAAATGGAACGAAGAAAAG GAAAAGGAAACCAAGAAAGAACTCAACAAAGAAATGGTTTCCTAAGGAGCCAGCTGAAGCTTCTTCATCACAGCCAGAACTAGGGGATTCTGGTCAACACCAACTTGTCTCCACTGATGTTCCAGAAGAAATAGTTGGTACTACCCCACAGAGGAGAGTGAGGTGTGCTGTCAAAAAGAAGATTACTCCGAAGAAGAAGATCTGCTTCTGA